The sequence GCGAAGTTCGTTCCCATTGATCAAAGGGCAAATCACCACGGagcatacatacatacatacattttTGGGGGGATTGATAAATTAGCGATATATCATGGCCTCAACATTTGATCCCTCGATGTCAGTGTCGGGCATGCGCCCACCTCTGACATCGGCAGATGCGCCATCCATGGCCGACCAACTTCCAGTTCTCAATTTTGGATTCGACGATTTACGTGCGCGGATGGCACAGTTTACCGCAAGATTTGACGCGTTTATTGAGAGAGGAAGGAAGCAAGTTTTAGaggagaaaaatcaatttcgGGTGAATCTTGCAGAGCTCCAAGGTACTATTCCTTAAAACTGATTGCATGACGGCAACCGGTTCCCCTTCCCACCAGATTCTAATGAATAGTTACAGAGGACCGACGTATGAAGCAAAAAGATATTGAAATATTTAATTTAAAGGCACAAACCCACGCGCAAACATTGCAAAAAGAGGCTGTGGAAGCGGCAGAAATGCATGAGGCGATTGCGACAGTAACTCAAGAACGTGACGCCCGCCAGGCAACGCGAGACCGATTAAAACAGCAGATTGAAGAGACACAAAAGGCCATCAATCAGA is a genomic window of Coccidioides posadasii str. Silveira chromosome 3, complete sequence containing:
- the SPC25 gene encoding kinetochore-associated Ndc80 complex subunit spc25 (EggNog:ENOG410PHDK~COG:S~BUSCO:12542at33183) → MASTFDPSMSVSGMRPPLTSADAPSMADQLPVLNFGFDDLRARMAQFTARFDAFIERGRKQVLEEKNQFRVNLAELQEDRRMKQKDIEIFNLKAQTHAQTLQKEAVEAAEMHEAIATVTQERDARQATRDRLKQQIEETQKAINQRLEAQRAHARQLEAQSRLNTPELEFWQDYLCLRIEGAGRDDRLKIVYTHLLEKDWEREAWFELGTASRDYEVFHCRPKLERTVIERELDIVNEDRDFGAFLKRMRKLFVATMK